From a single Solanum stenotomum isolate F172 unplaced genomic scaffold, ASM1918654v1 scaffold19995, whole genome shotgun sequence genomic region:
- the LOC125850883 gene encoding receptor-like protein 9DC3, which translates to MSSLILLDLSRNNFSDSVPHCLGSMASLTVLDLRRNNFTGSLPPLCAHSTSLSTIVINGNQFEGPVPVSLLKCGGLEVLDVGNNAINDRFPSWLGTLEYLQVLILKSNKFHGPISTCLTKFCFPKLRIFDLSHNDFSGSLPAKVFGNFKVMIKLDDEDTREIKYMKSVLYWPFVTSYEDSVSLVIKGQDIELQRISTITTTIDLSSNHFEGVIPKTLKDLRSLWLLNLSHNNLRGDIPMKLGQLSMLEALDLSWNRLTGKIPQELTRINFLAFLNLSQNHLVGPIPQGRQFNTFENDSYGGNLDLCGGPLTKKCGTSDSSHVPQQLESEEEGESYFFSGFTWESVVIGYSCGLVVGTVMWSLMFKYRKPKWFVEFFDGLMPHKRRRPKKRAQRRRT; encoded by the coding sequence ATGAGTTCGCTTATCTTATTAGATTTATCACGCAACAACTTCAGTGACTCAGTTCCACATTGCTTGGGAAGCATGGCTAGTCTAACGGTGCTAGACTTAAGAAGGAACAATTTCACAGGGAGTCTTCCCCCATTATGTGCACACAGCACTTCGTTGAGTACCATTGTCATAAATGGTAATCAATTTGAAGGACCTGTACCTGTGTCGTTGCTCAAGTGTGGTGGTCTAGAAGTACTTGATGTGGGGAACAATGCTATAAATGACAGGTTTCCATCTTGGCTTGGAACTCTTGAATACCTGCAGGTCCTTATATTAAAGTCGAACAAGTTCCATGGACCTATAAGTACGTGTCTGACTAAGTTTTGCTTTCCCAAGTTGCGAATTTTTGATCTTTCTCATAATGATTTCAGTGGCTCACTTCCTGCAAAAGTTTTTGGAAACTTCAAGGTAATGATCAAATTAGATGACGAAGACACAAGAGAGATAAAGTACATGAAATCTGTGTTGTATTGGCCATTTGTCACATCGTATGAGGATTCAGTGAGTTTGGTAATCAAAGGGCAGGATATTGAGCTACAAAGAATCAGCACAATTACGACAACCATAGATCTCTCAAGCAACCATTTTGAAGGTGTCATTCCGAAAACACTAAAGGATCTCAGATCACTTTGGCTACTCAATTTATCTCATAACAATCTCAGAGGAGATATTCCAATGAAATTAGGACAATTGAGTATGCTTGAAGCTTTAGATCTCTCTTGGAATCGGCTCACTGGAAAGATTCCACAGGAATTGACAAGAATAAACTTTCTCGCCTTCTTAAACCTCTCTCAAAATCATCTCGTCGGACCGATTCCTCAAGGTCGGCAATTCAACACATTTGAAAATGACTCATATGGTGGCAACCTTGATTTATGTGGTGGTCCTTTAACAAAGAAATGTGGAACGAGTGATTCATCGCATGTTCCTCAACAATTGGAGTCCGAAGAAGAAGGCgagtcatatttttttagtgGATTTACTTGGGAATCAGTAGTCATAGGCTACAGCTGTGGACTAGTTGTTGGAACTGTCATGTGGAGTCTCATGTTTAAATATCGTAAGCCAAAATGGTTTGTGGAGTTTTTTGATGGACTCATGCCTCACAAAAGAAGAAGGCCAAAGAAGAGAGCTCAGAGACGAAGGACTTGA